The region ATTCAAATCCGGTGGTTTCGAAATATAATCAAAAGCCCCCAAACGCATGGTCTGAATAGCCGTTTCCATATCGCCGTGACCCGAAATCATCACCATCGGAATTTCCGGTTTTATCTTCTTTACTTCTTCTAAAACCTCAACACCGTCCATTTTTGGCATTTTGATATCGCACAAAACCAAATCGTAATCGTTGTTTTTTATTTTTTCAAGTCCTGCAACGCCATCTTCCGCTTCATCAACCTGATACGAATCATTTTCTTCTGATAAAATTTTCACCAAAACTCTTCTGATTGCTGCTTCGTCTTCGACAATTAGTATTTTACTCATTCTTTTTAAAGGTTCAAAGTTGCAAAGTGACAGAGAGACAAAGTTCTGCTTTGTCGCCTTTTATAACTTTCAACTGTTATACAATCTCTTAAGATTCAAAGGAGCAAAGTAAAAATCTTTGCAACTTTGTCTCTCTGTCACTTTGCAACTTAAAATTAATATTTTAGCCACTTATACAATTCCTTCCAGCTTGGTTTTTTGCCGTACATTAAAATACCTACACGATAGATTTTTGCAGCGAACCAAACGACAAGGAAAAAGGTTGCAAACAATAATGATACCGAAATTGCAATTTGCCACCAAGGCACTCCAAACGGAATGCGCATTAACATTACGATTGGCGACGTAAGCGGAATCATTGAAAATGCCACCGCAATTGTCCCGTGCGGATCGTTTACAACTGTAAAAAATCCGATGTAAACGCTTAAAATTAATGGCATTATGATGGGCAATAAAAATTGCTGCGAGTCGGTTTGATTATCAACCGCTGCTCCAATTGCTGCATAAAATGAACTGTACAGGAAATAACCTCCTATAAAATAAATAACAAATCCAATAATGATACTTGCAATTGGCAGATTCCATAATTCAGCAATATACATTTGCGCTGATCCGGAAAATTCATGTTGTGCGGTTTGCATCATTTCCGGTGAAATTCTGGCTGTTGGTCCAACATTCACACCAAAAAATGCCGAAGCAGCAAACATCAATCCTAAGCCAATAATCGCCCAAATCATAAACTGCAGAATTCCAGCCAATGAAGTTCCAACAATTTTTCCAATCATTAACTGAAATGGTTTTACTGATGAAATTATGATTTCGATAATACGGTTGGTTTTTTCTTCGATTACACTTCGCATAACCATATTTCCGTAAATGATAATAAACATCATAATCAGATAACCAAATGCGCCTCCAATTCCGATTTTAATTTCATTTAAACCTTTTAAACTCTCTTCTCCGGAAGCTTTAACCAAATGAATATTGACTTTTGACTGTGCTTTCTGAATCGCCAGAGTATCCAGTTTTGCCTGTTCCAGATTTAATTTTGTGATTTTTGATGCAATGACATCCTGTGTATTTTCAACAAAAGAAATACTTGGACTGCTATTCGAAATAAATTCAATTTTACTCTCTAAATCGTTAATATTTGTCGTTTTCGGAATAACGATCAAACCACTGAAGCGCTCTGTTGCAATACTATCTTTTAGTGCCTGAACATCTAACTTGGATAAATCATAATATTTGAACTCAGAACCATTTTTATTTTCCTTTATAAAATCAGAAGCAAAAAGTCCGCTTGAATCATGAATTACGATACTTTTGGTATCAGCCTTCATTGAACTTAAATAGCCAATAAAAACAGCAATAGCCACAAATAAAAGAGGACTTAAAAAAGTCATGACAACAAAAGATTTATTGCGGACTTTGGCAATAAATTCTCTTTTTATGATCAGCGAGATAATACTCATAAATATATTTTAATTTTCAAATCTCAAATTCCAAATTCCAACTATTTCTGTCTCAAATTTGGAATTTGGAATTTAATTATTGGAATTTAATTTTTTGTTTTCAGTAACGGTTTGAATAAAAATATCGTTTATGCTTGGAATTTTCTCAACAAAATGTGTTACTTGTCCGCGCTGTGTTAAGACATTTAATAATTCGTTTGGCGTCGCATTTCCAATTTCGATATTCAATTTTAAATCATCATTTAAGGATTTAAAATTAGCAGGTGAAACAGTGAATTTTTGTGTAATGTCATACATCAAGCCTTCAACATTACCGGTCAAAATTCCAACTTCAAAACTATTGCTTCTAAATTGACGTTTTACGTCTGCTACCTTACCTTCAATCAATTTATTCGACTTATGGATTAAAGCGATATGCTCACACATTTCTTCAACACTTTCCATTCTGTGCGTCGAGAAAATAATCGTAGAACCTTGCTCTTTTAAAGCTAAAATTTCATCTTTAATGATATTTGCATTTACAGGATCAAAGCCTGAAAAAGGTTCATCCAGAATCAACAACTTAGGTTTATGCAAAACACAAACTACAAACTGAATTTTCTGTGCCATTCCTTTGGAAAGTTCCTGAATTTTCTTGTTCCACCAGCCCTGAATTCCCAAACGATCAAACCAATAATCCAGCTGTTTTTTAGCTTCAGCTTTAGAAAGCCCTTTCATTTGCGCCAAATACAAACATTGCTCTCCTACTTTCATAGAACTATACAAACCTCTTTCTTCCGGAAGATATCCAATAGTCTGTACGTGTTTTGGCTGTAGTTTTTCTCCATCCAAAATTACTTCGCCACTGTCCGGCAATGTAATTTGATTGATGATTCTGATAAGGGAAGTTTTTCCGGCTCCATTGGGACCTAAAAGTCCATATATACTGCCTTTTGGCACATTTAATGAAACTTCGTTAAGCGCTACATAATCGCCGTATTGTTTTACGACATTATGTACTTCAAGTAAGTTACTCATGCTATTTTGTTGATTTACTGCGTTGCTTTGTCCATGTTGACTCAGCGACTGTAAAAGTAAATAATTCGAAATGAATTTATGTCATATTAAGCAAAAAACCCATTCCAATTTGTGTTTAGAATGGGTTTTTATATTATTCAAACTTTTAAAAAAGTTTCGATTATGAGAACATATCTTTTACTTTTTCAAAGAATGATTTCTCTGATTTCTCCGGACTTGGAGTAAAATGCTCATTGTTTAAAGCATTTTCAAAGAATTGTTTTTGTTCTTTGTTTAAAGTTTTTGGAGTCCAAACATTTACGTGAACCAATAAATCTCCGCTTCCGTAACCGTTTAAACTTGGAATTCCTTTTCCTTTTAATCTTAAGATTTTTCCAGACTGAATTCCTTCTTCCAGTTTAATACGTACTTTTCCGTTAATTGCTTCAATATCTTTTGATGCTCCTAAAACGGCTTCCGGAAAACTGATATATAAATCAAAGTGAACATTTTCACCTTCACGTTTCAGGAACTCGTGCTCAATTTCTTCAATTGCAACAATTAAATCACCTGGAATACTGTTTCCTGGTGCATCGTTACCTTTATTAGCCACTTTTAACTGCATTCCGTCAACAACCCCAGCAGGAATTTTAATTGATACGGTTTCGTCTTCCTGAACCATTCCTTGTGCATCTGCCTCAGAAGGTCTTTTATCTAAAATCTGACCAGAACCACCACAAGTAGGACAAGTTGACGCAGACTGCATTCTTCCTAAAATGGTATTGGTTACACGCATAACCTGACCCTGACCGTTACAAGTGGTACAAGTTTTATAGGTTACGCCTTTAGCCTGAACTTTACGTTTTACTTTTACTTTTTTCTCTACTCCATTTGCAATTTCTTCCAAGGTCAATTTTACTTTAATTCGAAGATTGCTTCCTTTTGCACGACGAGGACCTCCGCCTCCGCCTCCGAAACCGCCAAATCCGCCACCAAAAATATCACCAAACTGGCTGAAAATGTCATCCATATTCATACCACCATGACCGCCAAATCCTCCGGAACCATCAAATGCCTGATGCCCGTATTGATCGTATTTCGCTTTTTTCTGTGGATCACTCAAAACTTCATAAGCTTCTGCCGCTAATTTGAAGTTTTCTTCTGCCTCTTTGTCGCCCGGGTTTTTATCAGGGTGGTATTTTAGAGCGCTTTTTCTGTACGCTTTTTTAATTTCGGCAGCATCAGCATTTTTTGAAATGCCTAGTATTTCGTAAAAATCTTTTTTCATAATTTAGGTTAAATTCCAAATCTAAAACTCCAAATTCCAATTAGAGAACTGAATTTCAGAATTTTATTAGCTTTTAGTTTCCAACAACAACTTTAGGGAAACGAATAATTTTGTCTCCTAATTTGTATCCTTTTTCAATTACATCAACAATTTTCCCTTTTAATTTGTCAGACGGAGCCGGAATTTGGGTAATTGCCTCAGCAACATCAGCATTAAATGCATCGCCTGCCTGTATTTCAACTTGCTCTAAACCTTTAGAAACTAAAGTGCTTTTTAATTTTTCGTGAATTAATTCAACACCTTTTTTCAAGTTTTCATCATCAGATTTGTTGATTTCTACAGCTGCTCTATCAAAATCATCTAAAACCGGAAGCATCGCTAATAAAACTTCCTGGTTTGCCGTTTTAAATAATTCAAGACGCTCTTTTGAAGTTCTTTTTTTGTAATTTTCAAATTCAGCGAATAATCTCAAAAACTTATCTTTTTCTTTAGCTAAGTCCTGAGCTAGTTGCTCTTCAACACTTAATTCTTCAACAATTAATTGCTCTCCATTAGCGTTAGTCTCTATCGTTGCATCATCTAATTCCTGATCGAATTCTGTATTTTCCGTAGTCATATTACTTTTATTTTTAAAAATATTTTTAAACTTCATTTTTTATTTCTTTTTGTTGGATTGCAAAAGTACTGCCAAATCTTATAAAATGTCAAATTGTCACTTTATTAGTTATGAGACTTTTAAAATCCAAAAGTAGTCAATTAAAATTTAGTATAATTTTAAGACTATTACGTTATAGTTTATTTTATCTTTGAGAGTGAAAAACAAAAATCATTACCACCAAAATTGAATTTAAGGGTTGGCTTAGGCCTCAAAATAATTATTAATTCAAATTTACCTTATATTAAAAAAAGCTTCGCCTATAGAGACGAAGCTTTTTTTTATGTTTTCTTCATCTTTAAATTCATTAATAACAAAAAATTTACCGCAAAGAACGCAGAGTTTTTTTTCACTCTTGAGCTTTATAAAAAATCAAAGTTCGCAAAGCTTTATATGAATAGCTTTGCGAACTTTGTGTTTTTCAAAAGTATTTTAAGATAAAAAACCTTGCGTTCTTTGCGGTAAAATATTTTTTTAGCACGGGCGGAGGGATTCGAACCCCCATCAACGGTTTTGGAGACCGCTATTCTACCCTTGAACTACGCCCGTAACTTAAGGTCGGCAAATTAAGAGTTTTTTTTCTTCTCTGGCAACTATTTCTTGCAGAGATTTTAAAAGAAATTCCTTTGAACACGAGATGTCCGAAGCAAAAACCTTTATTTCAAATAGTTAACCTATATTTTTATTTCACGCAGATTTTAAAAAAAAATTAGGCAGATTAGAGCAGATTATTTTATATAAAATCAAATTAAATCTGCTTTAATCTGCCGAATCTGCGTGAAACACAAAAATCCTTTAAATCTGTATAAGCTGTGGCAAAACCTTAGTTTCAAATAGTTAATCTAATAAAGCACTTTTCAATCCTTCGAAATCTACAGAAACCTGCTCTCCTGTCACTAAATTTTTAAGTGCATACGAATTTGAAGCAATTTCCTGATCACCCACAATTACTGCAAACGGAATCAAACGTTTATCTGCATATTGAAATTGTTTCCCCACTTTTACGTTATCTGGATACAATTCTACTTTTATATTTTCCTGTCTTAATTGCTGAATTGCTTTTGAAGCATATAAAGCTTCTTTATCTCCAAAATTTAAAAATATTGCTTTTGAAGTCGCTGCTACTGTTTCAGGAAACAAGTTTAATTCTTCCAAAACTAAATAAATTCTGTCCAGACCAAAAGAAATTCCGACACCGCTCATATTTTTTAAACCAAAAATGCCCGTCAAATCGTCGTATCTTCCGCCTCCGCCAATAGAACCAATTGAAACCGTTTTAGGAGCTGCAACTTCAAAGATAGCCCCAGTATAGTAATTTAATCCACGAGCCAAAGTCACATCCAAATCTAAAATTGCAGTTGACAACCCTAAATCGGCAACATTGTCACAAATGAATTTCAATTCTTCAACCCCTTTCATTCCTTCTTCAGATGAAGCTAATAATGCTGAAAGCTGGTTGATTTTATCAGCGAAAGTTCCAGAAAAACTAAAAAGTGGTTGTACTTTAACCAATGCTTCTTCCGAAATTCCTTTTTCAATCATTTCTTTTTTAACACCGTCTTCTCCAATTTTATCCAATTTATCAAGCGCAACGGTGAAATCGATTAATTTATCTGAAGCACCAATAACCTCAGCAATTCCAGACAATATTTTTCTATT is a window of Flavobacterium crocinum DNA encoding:
- a CDS encoding ABC transporter permease yields the protein MSIISLIIKREFIAKVRNKSFVVMTFLSPLLFVAIAVFIGYLSSMKADTKSIVIHDSSGLFASDFIKENKNGSEFKYYDLSKLDVQALKDSIATERFSGLIVIPKTTNINDLESKIEFISNSSPSISFVENTQDVIASKITKLNLEQAKLDTLAIQKAQSKVNIHLVKASGEESLKGLNEIKIGIGGAFGYLIMMFIIIYGNMVMRSVIEEKTNRIIEIIISSVKPFQLMIGKIVGTSLAGILQFMIWAIIGLGLMFAASAFFGVNVGPTARISPEMMQTAQHEFSGSAQMYIAELWNLPIASIIIGFVIYFIGGYFLYSSFYAAIGAAVDNQTDSQQFLLPIIMPLILSVYIGFFTVVNDPHGTIAVAFSMIPLTSPIVMLMRIPFGVPWWQIAISVSLLFATFFLVVWFAAKIYRVGILMYGKKPSWKELYKWLKY
- a CDS encoding ABC transporter ATP-binding protein, giving the protein MSNLLEVHNVVKQYGDYVALNEVSLNVPKGSIYGLLGPNGAGKTSLIRIINQITLPDSGEVILDGEKLQPKHVQTIGYLPEERGLYSSMKVGEQCLYLAQMKGLSKAEAKKQLDYWFDRLGIQGWWNKKIQELSKGMAQKIQFVVCVLHKPKLLILDEPFSGFDPVNANIIKDEILALKEQGSTIIFSTHRMESVEEMCEHIALIHKSNKLIEGKVADVKRQFRSNSFEVGILTGNVEGLMYDITQKFTVSPANFKSLNDDLKLNIEIGNATPNELLNVLTQRGQVTHFVEKIPSINDIFIQTVTENKKLNSNN
- the dnaJ gene encoding molecular chaperone DnaJ; translated protein: MKKDFYEILGISKNADAAEIKKAYRKSALKYHPDKNPGDKEAEENFKLAAEAYEVLSDPQKKAKYDQYGHQAFDGSGGFGGHGGMNMDDIFSQFGDIFGGGFGGFGGGGGGPRRAKGSNLRIKVKLTLEEIANGVEKKVKVKRKVQAKGVTYKTCTTCNGQGQVMRVTNTILGRMQSASTCPTCGGSGQILDKRPSEADAQGMVQEDETVSIKIPAGVVDGMQLKVANKGNDAPGNSIPGDLIVAIEEIEHEFLKREGENVHFDLYISFPEAVLGASKDIEAINGKVRIKLEEGIQSGKILRLKGKGIPSLNGYGSGDLLVHVNVWTPKTLNKEQKQFFENALNNEHFTPSPEKSEKSFFEKVKDMFS
- a CDS encoding nucleotide exchange factor GrpE; its protein translation is MKFKNIFKNKSNMTTENTEFDQELDDATIETNANGEQLIVEELSVEEQLAQDLAKEKDKFLRLFAEFENYKKRTSKERLELFKTANQEVLLAMLPVLDDFDRAAVEINKSDDENLKKGVELIHEKLKSTLVSKGLEQVEIQAGDAFNADVAEAITQIPAPSDKLKGKIVDVIEKGYKLGDKIIRFPKVVVGN
- the hisS gene encoding histidine--tRNA ligase; this translates as MASKPSIPQGTRDFSPAEVSKRQYIIQTIRTNFEKFGFQPIETPSFENSDTLMGKYGEEGDRLIFKILNSGNFFFNKSKIELPESLEALQTNSAETISLEQRIELNKFTGRISEKALRYDLTVPFARYVVQHQNEIEFPFKRYQIQPVWRADRPQKGRYREFFQCDADVVGSKSLWQEVELVQLYDTVFTALGLEGVTIKINNRKILSGIAEVIGASDKLIDFTVALDKLDKIGEDGVKKEMIEKGISEEALVKVQPLFSFSGTFADKINQLSALLASSEEGMKGVEELKFICDNVADLGLSTAILDLDVTLARGLNYYTGAIFEVAAPKTVSIGSIGGGGRYDDLTGIFGLKNMSGVGISFGLDRIYLVLEELNLFPETVAATSKAIFLNFGDKEALYASKAIQQLRQENIKVELYPDNVKVGKQFQYADKRLIPFAVIVGDQEIASNSYALKNLVTGEQVSVDFEGLKSALLD